The window GTTAATTCTTGCTTTCATTTCAGGATAGGACATATTAACATTTTCGAGACAGAAGGCGACATCATCCTGTACGGTAGTGCCGATGAATTGGTTATCAGGGTTTTGAAACACCATACCAATGCGACGACGCAGCTCCCATTTGCTCTTTTCATTCATTTCACTACCAGCAATCTTGATTCGTCCGCTTTGCGGAGTTAATAAGCCCACCAGCATACGGGCTAATGTGGATTTACCAGAGCCGTTGTGTCCGACAATGGCTACCCATTCTCCTTTAGGGATGGAAAAAGAAACGTCTGCCAACGTTTCCTTTTTCAAGCGTGTATCATAACGAAAGGTGAGGTTTTCCACTTCTATAATCGGTGTGGACATGTCCATACCTCCTTAAACAATAAAGGATACGACCATCATCGTAATAATGGATCCGTTCACGAGTACTAGATTTTTAATGGCGAGATGAAAGGTTTCGGATTTAATTTGTTTCTTGTTGAAGAGAGAAATATGCTTGGATACCGGGATGATAATAAATAGGCTAAGCAGCATGATGGTTGGTAAAACGTCAAATATCACTGCTGTTAAAATGGATACAAAGGTCGCAACATATAGAACATTATATAAGACAATGGCGCTTTTTTTACCAATATAATACGGTAGTGTAAAGCGGAAATTCTTGATATCATCCTCTAAATCACAAATATTATTAGCCAGCATAATATTAGCAATGGTAAAAATACAAGGCAGCGAAACCCAGATGACTTCACCTAATAGAGCTAAATTAGCTTCAAACGATAAGGTATAACCATTAATAAACAAATTGGCAATCCCCTGGTCATAGGCATTCACATAGACGACTAAGAAGAGAATTCCAAAGCCCATTGTTACCCCTGAAAATACTTCACCAAGCGGCATCCGGGATATGGGAACAGGTCCATACGTATAAAAGACACCAATAATAAAGCAAAGGATGCCAAGTAAAAGCACGAGTAAATCGGTACGGAATACTAGCCAAATACCGAGTCCTATTGCTAGTAATAGCATGGTTATGATGGTGTTGCGAACTAAGCTAACAGAGATGTTAGCTTGACCAATAATATTTTCTCGTTTGCGATATTCATCTGTCGTTGCTTTTTTATAATCCATATAGTTATTAATGGCTGTAGTCGTTAAGTCGAATATCAGCATTGATGAAAAGAAGATAATGGTATTGATTGGTTTAATCGACTCGAATCGATACATAACAAAGAGCAAGCCTACTAAGAAGGGAAAGAGGCTTGCCACCTTTGTTTGAATTTCGATGAGCTTTAAAAAGGTACGTAGTGACATATTAGGTCCTCCTTATGAGATGGCTGCTATTCAGCCATCTCGAATTCATCGTTAGTTAACTCAAAGTTATCTTTTAAGCCTGAAGTGACGTAGACTTTATTATCTGTACTAATGAAAATAGCTTCTGTATCCTCGTACTGTTCAATAAACTCAAGTCCACCCTGGATCCCCTTTGAAAAGAGGGATGTCGACAATCCGTCTCCATCAATTGACTTTTCGGAGACAATAGAAACACCGGCAATATCATTCATATAAGGATATCCGTCGTCAGGGTTTAGGAGATGGTGGTAGGTCTTTCCGCCTACTTCTAGATAGCGCTCATAAATACCAGAGGTGACAATCGATTTATTCGCCTCAGAAATTTTCCCGATGGTGGCGCCTCTTGTGGATAATGGGTCTTGAATCCCTACAGTCCATTCCCGTCCTGAAGGATTATTTCCCAAGACATAGATATTGCCACCTAGGTCGATAATGGCCGTTGTTACATCGTTTTCTTTTAACACTTCAACAACTTCATCGGCGATAAACCCTTTTGCAATCGAGCCTAAATCTAGCTGCATGCCTTGCTTTTTCAAGAAAACGGTCTGTTCCTTCTTATTTAATTCAACCTGTCCATAGTCAATCAGTGGCAAGATAGCGTCGATTTCCGCCTGCTCTGGCTTACGAGCATCAGGAAAACCAATGCGCCATAGATTTGTCAGAGGTCCGATGGTAATGTCGAAGGAACCCTTCGTATCAATACTATAGGCTTCACCCGCCTCAATTAGCTCATAAATATCCTTTGATACCTTTACCGGTTCAACGCCAGCCTGGCGGTTAATCTCATCTATTTCTGACTTCTCTTCATTTTCATTTACCGTAATATGGGCTGCTAAGTATTTAATCCGATCAAAGACTGATTCTAATACCGCTTCTTTTCCTTCATCGTAGATTTTTATCGTTACAACTGTTCCCATCATAAATTCGGTTTTCTTATAAGGGCTGGTTAGTAATTCCGGTCCCTTCGCTTCCTTTTCCTGGCCTGCACAGCCGGAAAGGAATAATAGGAACACCAAGAGTAGTGAGAGGAGCTTGTTTTTCTTCATCTTATTCAAACCTTTCTTTAGAAAAAACTTTCGAAAGAGATGCTTTCATTCATTACCGCTTTCGATGAATTGATATATGAGTGAAATCAATATTTCTGTAGATAATAACAGTAAGATTTAATAGGAATAGTATCTCCAACTATAGTGCATATATGAGGCATTTATAGCTCAGACCATTTTCCTCCTTTATATAGAATGAAGTCCTACTGTTTTTCCATTTTCGACAATAGGAATAAAGTTGCTTCAGCAGCTTCTTGTTAGGATAAAAGTCACTTGGTTGCAAGCATGCTGGATTTATGCATAGTTACCTATACTAAAGGACAAACTCATAATAGCCTTTTTTATATGAGATGTCTATGGGAGTAATACAACGATGCAAACCTGATTTTGGCTAATATAATGGTGAGATATGTATCTGTTTTAGCTAAAACATAGACTTTATTATGGTTATTATCGGGATTTTATACATTTCGTGAACATGTCGGAATTTGTTAACTTTTAGTGAACAGTATAGACAGTGTCTATCAATCGATGTAGTATATAGGTTGTGGTTGTTCATTTATTCACAAAAAGAATTAATATCAACTTTTAGAGGGGAATGAGTCAATTGGCAGAGAAAAAGATAGTGGTCATCGGAGCGGGTTATGCCGGTGTACACGCAGCCAAAAAACTTGCTAAAAAGTATAAACGTGACGATTCAGTTGAAATTACATTAATTGATCGCCATTCTTACCATACGATGATGACAGAGCTTCACGAAGTGGCTGCAAATCGTGTAGAACCAAAGGATATCCAATTTGATTTACGTAGACTGTTTAATCGTACAAAGGTTAATCTAGTTACAGATAACGTAAAGCATGTTGATCATGATAAAAAGGTAATCACAACAGAGCATGGCTCTTATAACTATGATTATTTAATCCTAGGTATGGGCGGCGAAGCAAATGACTTTGGAACACCTGGTGTTCAGGAGCATGGCTTTACGCTTTGGTCATGGGAAGCAGCTGTAAGACTGCGTGAGCATATTGAGCACACAGTTCGTAAAGCAGCAAATGTTCAAGACCCAGCAACACGCCGTGCGATGCTGACATTCACTGTCTGCGGTTCTGGTTTTACTGGAATTGAAATGGTCGGTGAACTGATTGAGTGGAAAACAACACTAGCAAAAGAGTACAAGCTTGACGAAGAAGAGTTCACTTTATATGTAGTGGAAGCTGCACCAACTATCCTAAATATGCTTGATCGTAAGGATGCTGACAAAGCAGAAGGCTATTTAGTGAAGCAGGGTGTTAAGATTCTTAAGAATGCTCCTATCGTTGAAGTAAAAGCAGAATCCATTGTATTGAAGTCTGGCGAGGAAATTCCAACTCATACTTTAATTTGGACTGCAGGTGTTAAAGCGAACTCTGATACAAAAGATTATGGTATGTCATCAGGTCGTGCAGGACGCTTAATTGTTAATGAATATATGGAAGCTGAAGGCAAAAAAGATACGTATGTTGTGGGTGACTTAGCATACTACGAGGAAGACGGTAAGCCAATTCCGCAAATCGTAGAGGCAGCTGAGCAAACAGGTGCAACAGCAGCGAAGAATATCATTGCTGAAATCAGCGGTGGAGAAAAAACAGCATTCCAAGGCAAATACCATGGCACAATGGTTTCTATCGGTGCGAGATATGGTGTGGCAAACTTAAGCGGTATGCATTTAAGCGGCTGGTTTGCAAACTTTATGAAGCATATTGTTAATATCTACTACTTCTTAACAATCTCAAGTGGATACTACATTTGGCAATATATTAAGCACGAAATTTTCCATACGAAAGATAAGCGAAATATCTTCCGTGATGTAACAACTCGTTATGGTAATGTTATTTGGAGCTTCCCATTACGTTTATTCCTTGGTTGGTTCTGGATTGAAGAAGGCGGTAAGAAGGTCTTTGGTGAAACAAACTGGGCAGCAGGGAAACTTAGCATCGGCAGCGATTCTTGGGTAAAAGATGCATCCGTAAAAATGCCTTTCGAATGGTTACAAACAGCAACAACAGGTGCCAGTGCGGCAGCTGAGGGCGGTGCGGAAGCAACAGTTATTGCACCTCCAATTTTAGATGCAATGCCAGGCTGGTTCGCAGCTATCATGAAGCTTATGATGCCTACTCCAG of the Bacillus tuaregi genome contains:
- the menA gene encoding 1,4-dihydroxy-2-naphthoate polyprenyltransferase gives rise to the protein MSLRTFLKLIEIQTKVASLFPFLVGLLFVMYRFESIKPINTIIFFSSMLIFDLTTTAINNYMDYKKATTDEYRKRENIIGQANISVSLVRNTIITMLLLAIGLGIWLVFRTDLLVLLLGILCFIIGVFYTYGPVPISRMPLGEVFSGVTMGFGILFLVVYVNAYDQGIANLFINGYTLSFEANLALLGEVIWVSLPCIFTIANIMLANNICDLEDDIKNFRFTLPYYIGKKSAIVLYNVLYVATFVSILTAVIFDVLPTIMLLSLFIIIPVSKHISLFNKKQIKSETFHLAIKNLVLVNGSIITMMVVSFIV
- a CDS encoding FAD:protein FMN transferase, translating into MKKNKLLSLLLVFLLFLSGCAGQEKEAKGPELLTSPYKKTEFMMGTVVTIKIYDEGKEAVLESVFDRIKYLAAHITVNENEEKSEIDEINRQAGVEPVKVSKDIYELIEAGEAYSIDTKGSFDITIGPLTNLWRIGFPDARKPEQAEIDAILPLIDYGQVELNKKEQTVFLKKQGMQLDLGSIAKGFIADEVVEVLKENDVTTAIIDLGGNIYVLGNNPSGREWTVGIQDPLSTRGATIGKISEANKSIVTSGIYERYLEVGGKTYHHLLNPDDGYPYMNDIAGVSIVSEKSIDGDGLSTSLFSKGIQGGLEFIEQYEDTEAIFISTDNKVYVTSGLKDNFELTNDEFEMAE
- a CDS encoding FAD-dependent oxidoreductase, whose amino-acid sequence is MAEKKIVVIGAGYAGVHAAKKLAKKYKRDDSVEITLIDRHSYHTMMTELHEVAANRVEPKDIQFDLRRLFNRTKVNLVTDNVKHVDHDKKVITTEHGSYNYDYLILGMGGEANDFGTPGVQEHGFTLWSWEAAVRLREHIEHTVRKAANVQDPATRRAMLTFTVCGSGFTGIEMVGELIEWKTTLAKEYKLDEEEFTLYVVEAAPTILNMLDRKDADKAEGYLVKQGVKILKNAPIVEVKAESIVLKSGEEIPTHTLIWTAGVKANSDTKDYGMSSGRAGRLIVNEYMEAEGKKDTYVVGDLAYYEEDGKPIPQIVEAAEQTGATAAKNIIAEISGGEKTAFQGKYHGTMVSIGARYGVANLSGMHLSGWFANFMKHIVNIYYFLTISSGYYIWQYIKHEIFHTKDKRNIFRDVTTRYGNVIWSFPLRLFLGWFWIEEGGKKVFGETNWAAGKLSIGSDSWVKDASVKMPFEWLQTATTGASAAAEGGAEATVIAPPILDAMPGWFAAIMKLMMPTPEVAIFMQQMIGFVELIMGIAIVLGLFTWLFNFVSVGMLCMFTLTAMLGWDKFWALPASFALMNGAGRFLGLDYYVLPALAKGLGGWWYGKERSVYKDK